DNA sequence from the Tissierellales bacterium genome:
GGTGTTGGGTTATCTGCTTTAGGAGAAAAAGTAGATACTCTTGTTAGGATTTTTGAGCAGTTAAATGAATTAGTGATGAAGATGGTAGGATTTGTTATGCTTCTTGCTTCTATTGGAGTATTTGGATTAATAGCTGAAACTTTTGCTACTGTTGGTTATAAAGCTTTAGTACCATTATTAAAATATGTAGGAATCGTCTATTTAGGCCTTATCCTTCATGCGTCTATAATCTATTCTGGAATGTTGAAAGGCTTTACAGGATTAAGTCCTAGAAAGTTTTTTAAGAAATTCTTTCCTGTTATGTCCGTAGCCTTTTCTACAGCAAGTAGTAATGCAACAGTACCATTAAACTTAGAAACTACAGAAAAAGAATTAGGAGCATCTAAAAATATAGCGGCATTTACTATTCCCCTTGGGGCTACGATTAATATGGATGGAACAGCAATTATGCAAGGTGTAGCTACATTTTTTATAGCACAAGTATATAATCAACAATTAGGTTTTGGAGCTATATTAACTGTAGTATTAACTGCTACATTATCATCTATAGGAACAGCAGGTGTCCCTGGAGCTGGAGCTATTATGTTATCTATGGTTTTACAATCCGTTGGACTACCTCTTGAAGGAATTGCTTTAATAATGGGAGTAGACCGTTTAGTTGATATGGGAAGAACTGCAGTAAATATTACTGGCGACTCTAT
Encoded proteins:
- a CDS encoding dicarboxylate/amino acid:cation symporter; the protein is MEKKKIGLTTKIFMGLIIGIIVGIIVYQLPDGVFKEDVLINGVFKLVGQVFLRGIMMMVVPLVFISLVNGTASMGDVKKLGRVGGRTILFYLVTTALAITLALALGSVLKPGVGLDLTAIEEVEPTIGEKVPLVQILYEMIPNNPIAAMGEGNMLQIIVFAILTGVGLSALGEKVDTLVRIFEQLNELVMKMVGFVMLLASIGVFGLIAETFATVGYKALVPLLKYVGIVYLGLILHASIIYSGMLKGFTGLSPRKFFKKFFPVMSVAFSTASSNATVPLNLETTEKELGASKNIAAFTIPLGATINMDGTAIMQGVATFFIAQVYNQQLGFGAILTVVLTATLSSIGTAGVPGAGAIMLSMVLQSVGLPLEGIALIMGVDRLVDMGRTAVNITGDSICTLIISHKEGELDKEVFNSEDKKINEESS